The nucleotide sequence ACGCGAGGGTGGTGGTGGGGGAAGAGGAGAAGAACGGCCGGTTGTGGTGCTCGCCGAGGGCGTACACATCCATGCCGATCTCTTCGACCTTCTTGGCGATGGCCACGGATGCCTTGATGCGCTCGTGCTCCGTGGGGGTCCGGCCCGTGGTGGGGTCCTGGGTGATGTCGCTGACGCTGAATACGCCGATCTGCATGATGTGCCTTCCGTTCGCCGAAGTAGTCCCGGCCTGCATTACCAGTGTACCCGATTTACATGCATTTGCATGTACCCACCTCAACGTCCCCGGCGCCAGGATATTCCCGGTCCCCGCGACGAGCCGGCCAGCCGTGAAACGTCCGCGCCTAACTGGAGCGAAGTTGCCCCCGGATCCTGTCGGCATAGTCGTCGTAGCTGGCCATGACATCGACCAGGTCAAGCATCGGCGGAAAATCCTCCACGGGCTGGTGCTGGGCAAGGAAGACCGCCGTCTGTTTCACGATCTCCGCTTCATCGACATCATCCAGGCCAAGCTCCTCAATGACCTCGGGGTCTGCCCGGAACCAGGATTCGACGACCCCGCCCTCGATGGTGGCGCGCACCACGAACTGGTGCTCGGTCACGGGTTCCACGCTAAATTGCTCGCTCATGAGGCTCACTCTAGCCCTCAAGACCTGTTCCGGGACCAGCAGAAGTCGCAGGCGAGGAACCAGCCCGGACGGGAATCAGTCGGGGGAGCCGGGGGCGGCGCGGCGGCCGCTGAGCTTGGGTACCATGCCGGTGGTCCAGTCGGCAAATTCGGCATCGACGTCGTCATCCGCAGGGGAGAAGCCGGGCCGCTCCTTGAGCTGGCGCAGGAGCTCCTTTTTCTCCTTCCGCCCCTCCACCAGCCGGTACAGCACGGGAACCAGGACCAGCGTGAGCGCGGTGGAGGAGACGAGGCCGCCGATCACCACGATGGCCAGCGGCTGGGAAATGAACCCGCCGCCGCCCGTCATGCCAAGAGCCATGGGGGTGAGCGCGAAGACCGTGGCCAGCGCGGTCATCAGGATGGGCCGGAGCCGCTGCCGGGCGCCGTGGGTGATGGCGTCGGCAACGCTCATGCCGGGCTTGCCGCCGGCTGGCTTCCGGTACTGGTTGACCAGGTCGATCAGCACAATCGCGTTGGTCACCACGATGCCCACCAGCATCAGCATGCCGATCAGCGACGGCAGCCCCAGCGGCACCCGGGTGACCAGCAGCAGGGCCACCGCTCCGGTCGCGGCGAACGGCACTGAAACGAGGAGGATCAGCGGCTGCACCAGGGACTTGAAGGTCGCCACCATGATCACGTAGACGATGGCGATGGCGGCCAGCAGCGCGAGGCCGAGCTGGCGGAACGATTCCGCCTGCTGGGTGGTGGCACCGCCGATCGCCGCCGTCACCCCGGCGGGAAGATCCACGGCCTTGAGGCGCTGCTGCACCTCGGCGCTGACGGCGCCCAGGTTGGATCCCGACGGCGTGACGGACACCTGCGCGGTCCGCTGGCCGTTGCTCGAGGTGATCGAGACGGGGACGTCCACCTGTTCGACGGCGGCAATCCGGCTGAGCGGGACCGGCCCGGAGGCGGTGGGCAGCGGGATGTTGCGGACGGCGGCGATGCTGGTGAAGCGTTTGCCCTCCCCGATCTGGACCGGGAAGTCGTCCGTGTCGATGCGGACGGTGCCTGCGGGGACGGGGCTGATGGTGGACGCCAGGACGCCGGCCACCTGCTCTTCCGTCAGGCCAGCGGCAACAGCCTTGGCCCGGTCGACCCGAACCTGCACCACGGGCTGGCTGGCTGCCAGGTTGGTGGTCACCTCACTGCTTCCCGGTACTCCGGCCATGGCCTTGACCATGGCGTCGCTGGCCTTCCTCAGGTCCTCGGACGTGGCTGCCTTCAGGGTGATGTCCACGGTGGAGGACGTTCCGAAGCCCCCCTGCTGCGAGCCGACGGAGATCTTGCCGGCAGCACCCGCCGCGGCGAGTTCGCTGCGGACAGTGTCCTGCAGCCTGCCCTGGTTCATTTTTTCGTCAGTGACAACGGTGAAGGAGGAATTGGAGGCACCCGAGGACGTCAGCGCGGTGAAACCCGCCTGCGCATTGCCGGAGGTCACCTGGACGTCCTTGATCCCGTCGATGCCCATGAGCACGTCCTCGACCGTCCGGGCCGCGGCGCTCGTGTCTTCCAGGCTCGTCCCGGCGGGAAGCTCCTGTTTGACCGTCATGCTGTTCTCCCCGGACCGGCCCAGCAGGTCGGTGGCGAGCAGCGGCGTCATTGCCGCGGTTCCGCCGAGGACCAGGACCGCGGCGATCAGCGTGATGACCGGGTGCTTCTGGGTTTTGTTCAGCACGGGCAGATAGCCGCGCTGGAGAAGGCTGCGCTGTTCGGCTTCGTGTGCCTGCGCCTGCACTTCGCGGGCGGAGCGCGGGGCATCATCGGCGCTGCCGTTGGCGGGGCTCTTCAGGAACCAGTAGGCGAGCACGGGGACGATGGTCAGGGACACCAGCAGCGAGGAGAGCAGGGCAATGGTGACCGTCAGGGCGAACGGGCGGAACAGTTCGCCCGCGAGCTCGCCGACGAAGGCGATGGGAAGGAAGACGGCCACGGTCGTCAGCGTGGAAGCGGTGATGGCACCGGCCACCTCGCGGATGGAGGTGAGGATCGCGGTGAGCTTGGCCTCGCCGTAGCTCAGGTGCCGCTTGATGTTTTCGATCACCACGATGGAATCGTCCACCACCCGCCCGATGGCAATGGTCAGCGCCCCGAGCGTGAGGATGTTCAGCGAATAGCCCGTGCCGGACAGGCCGATGAAAGTGATCAGCAGCGACAGCGGAATGGAGACGGCCGTGACCAGGGTGGACCGGACGGACATGAGGAAGAGGAGGATGACGGCCACCGCAAAACCGAGGCCCAGCAGACCCTCCGTCGTCAGGTCCTTGATGGACTTCTCGATAAAGGGTGCCTGGTCGAAGACAGGCGTGAACCTGGCGTTGGAGCCAAGCTCCGCCTCGAGCTGCGGCAGCAGATTCTTCACCGCGTGCGAGATCGCCACGGTGTCGCCTTCGGGCTTCTTGGTCACGGAGATGGCCAGCGTTTCGAGGCCGTTTGTCCGGGTGATGGACGTCCGCTCGTCATCCTTGATGCTGACGTCGGCCACAGAACCGATGGTGGTGCCGGCCTTGGCACCGCTGAGCGGGAGGGCCTTTACCGCGGCCACGGAGTCAACCGGGCTGCCGATCTGCAGGGAGAGGTTTTGGCCTTTCTCCTCGATGGTGCCCGCCGGGACAAGGGCCCCGTTGTTGGTCAGGGCGTTCCGGATCGACTGGATGCTGGCATCCCCGGAGGCCATCCTGGCCGTGTTCGGCTGGATGAGGATGTGCCGGCTGGCGCCGCCCGTCACGTCGGCGCCGCGGACACCGTCGAGCTTTTGCAGCCTCGGCACCGACAGGCGCTGAAGGTCCGTGTTCAGCTCACTTAGCGGCTTGTCCGACGAAACGGCGAGGAAGACGATCGGGAAGTCGCTGATGCTCCCGGCGATTGCCTGCGGCTGGACGTCGTCCGGGAGCGTGCGCTTCGCGTTGGAAATGGCCCGGTCGATCTGGTTCCGGGCACGGTCCAGATTGGAGCCATAGGTGAATACGAGGCTGATCTGCGAGACGCCGTTGCGGGAGGTGGACGACGTCGACTCCAGCCCTTCGACGCCGTTCAGTGCCGTCTCCAGCGGCCGGCTGACCTGCTTGTCCACCACCTCGGGGGACGCCCCGGGCATCGACGTGATCACCGTGATCCGCGGGAACTCAATCGAGGGAATGAGTTCCTGCTTCAGCGAGGACATGGTGATCACGCCGAACACCGAGGCGAAGATGGTGATCAGCGCGATGAGCGCGCGGTTCCCGAGGGATAGCTGGGCCAGCCGGAACATCGCATGATCTCCTGGGTTAGCGCTGGACTGCGGGCGATACTTCCAGTTGGAGGCTCTTGGCCGTGGCCTTTTCAAGCTCCGCCGCCAGTTCCGGGTTCTCGTTGAGCTTGACGCCGTAGCCGGGCATCATCTCCTTGAGCTTGGACTGCCAGCCCTTGAAGTTCTTGGGGAAGGACTTCTGCAGGAGTTCGATCATGATGGGCACGGCCGTGGACGCCCCCGGCGAGGCGCCGAGGAGGGCGCCGATGGAACCGTCGCGTGCGGCGATCACCTCGGTGCCGAACTGCAGGACACCGCCCTTCTTCGGATCCTTCTTGATGATCTGCACGCGCTGGCCGGCGGTGATGAGTTCCCAGTCGCCGTCCTTGGCCTCGGGGTAGTACTCGCGCAGTGCCTCCACCTTGTCAGCGTGGCGCTTGGCCACCTCCTTGACCAGGTAGGCGGTCAGGTCCATGTTGTCCTTGGCCACGGCGAGCATCGGGATGATGTTGCTGGGCCGGATGGACAGCGGGAGGTCGAGGTAGCTTCCGTTCTTCAGGAAGTTCGTTGAGAAACCGGCGTAGGGGCCGAACAGGAGGGACCGCTTGCCGTTGACGTAGCGGGTGTCCAGGTGCGGCACGGACATGGGCGGCGCGCCGACGGATGCCTGGCCGTAGACCTTGGCGTTGTGCTGGGACGCGAGGGATGCGTCAGTGCAGCGGAAAAACTGGCCGGAGACGGGGAACCCGCCGTAGCCCTTGCTTTCCGGGATACCCGAAGCCTGCAGCAGGTGCAGCGCCCCGCCGCCCGCGCCGACGAAGACGAACTTGGCCCGGATGCTGCCGCGCTCACCGGAAGCCGGGTGCTTGAGCGAAAGGTCCCAGCCGCCGTCGGACGCCCTGCGCACGTCGGTGACGTCGTGGCCGTAGTTGATTTCGACGCCGTTGTTGGCCAGGTAGCCGGTCAGCTCCCGGGTGAGGGTACCGAAGTCGACGTCGGTGCCTTCGGCTGCGCGGGTGGCGGCGACGCGCTGCTTCCGGTCACGTCCCTTGACGATCAGGGGCGCCCACTTGGCGATCTGCGCGTAGTCCTCGGAATACTCCATGCTCCGGAACAGGGTGTGCTGCTTGAGCGCGTCGTACCGGGCCTTGAGGAAGTTGGAGTTGTCGTCACCGATGACGAAACTCATGTGCGGAACGGTGTTGATGAAGCCCTTGGGGGAGCCGATCAGGGAGTTGTCCACCAGGTGGGCCCAGAACTGGCGGGAGAGCTGGAACTGCTCGTTGATGTGCAGTGCCTTGGCGGGATTGACCGAGCCGTCTTTGGCTGCGGGGGAGTAGTTAAGCTCACACAGGGCGGCGTGTCCGGTGCCGGCGTTGTTCCACGGGCCCGAGCTCTCCAGGCCGGCCTCGTCAAGCCGCTCGAACAGGGAGATGGTCCAGTTGGGTTCGAGCTGCTTGATGAACGCACCCAGTGTGGCGCTCATGATGCCGCCGCCAATAAGAACGACGTCGGCATGTTGGGTCTTGGAAATGAAGGTCACAATCAGTCTCCGATAGGCGGCTCTGGCTGTCACAGAATATCCCTGCGGCGCCCACTAACTGAAATTGGTCCCCGACGTCAAGACCTCAGCTGGACCTTGGTGAAAACTTCATTTAATACCGGCGAGGCAGGATAGCTGATGACCCGGTCGGAGAGGGCCAGTGCGGAGATCGGGAACGCGATGGGGACGGCGGGCAAGGACTCCGCGATCTGGGCGTTGATGGTCTGGTACTGCTGCGTGCGCTCCTGGCCGTTGGGCAGGCCGCGGGCGCGGTCGATCTTGGCGAACACCTGCGGGTCCTGGTAGCCGAACTCGCCGTTCTTCTCGGCGAAGAGCGGCGCGAGGAAGTTGTCCGCGTCGGAATACGAACCGTTCCAGCCGAGCAGATGCAGGGCGTGGTCGCCGGGATTCTGCACCTTCTGCAGGTAGCCGTCCGCCCAGTCGACGGGGACGGGCTTGATGTTCAGGCCGACGGCGGTCAGCTGGCGGCTGATTTCCGCATAGACCTTTTCCGGCGTGGGCAGGTACGGCCGGGTGGCGTTCATGGGGT is from Arthrobacter sp. QXT-31 and encodes:
- a CDS encoding malate:quinone oxidoreductase, producing the protein MTFISKTQHADVVLIGGGIMSATLGAFIKQLEPNWTISLFERLDEAGLESSGPWNNAGTGHAALCELNYSPAAKDGSVNPAKALHINEQFQLSRQFWAHLVDNSLIGSPKGFINTVPHMSFVIGDDNSNFLKARYDALKQHTLFRSMEYSEDYAQIAKWAPLIVKGRDRKQRVAATRAAEGTDVDFGTLTRELTGYLANNGVEINYGHDVTDVRRASDGGWDLSLKHPASGERGSIRAKFVFVGAGGGALHLLQASGIPESKGYGGFPVSGQFFRCTDASLASQHNAKVYGQASVGAPPMSVPHLDTRYVNGKRSLLFGPYAGFSTNFLKNGSYLDLPLSIRPSNIIPMLAVAKDNMDLTAYLVKEVAKRHADKVEALREYYPEAKDGDWELITAGQRVQIIKKDPKKGGVLQFGTEVIAARDGSIGALLGASPGASTAVPIMIELLQKSFPKNFKGWQSKLKEMMPGYGVKLNENPELAAELEKATAKSLQLEVSPAVQR
- a CDS encoding efflux RND transporter permease subunit — its product is MFRLAQLSLGNRALIALITIFASVFGVITMSSLKQELIPSIEFPRITVITSMPGASPEVVDKQVSRPLETALNGVEGLESTSSTSRNGVSQISLVFTYGSNLDRARNQIDRAISNAKRTLPDDVQPQAIAGSISDFPIVFLAVSSDKPLSELNTDLQRLSVPRLQKLDGVRGADVTGGASRHILIQPNTARMASGDASIQSIRNALTNNGALVPAGTIEEKGQNLSLQIGSPVDSVAAVKALPLSGAKAGTTIGSVADVSIKDDERTSITRTNGLETLAISVTKKPEGDTVAISHAVKNLLPQLEAELGSNARFTPVFDQAPFIEKSIKDLTTEGLLGLGFAVAVILLFLMSVRSTLVTAVSIPLSLLITFIGLSGTGYSLNILTLGALTIAIGRVVDDSIVVIENIKRHLSYGEAKLTAILTSIREVAGAITASTLTTVAVFLPIAFVGELAGELFRPFALTVTIALLSSLLVSLTIVPVLAYWFLKSPANGSADDAPRSAREVQAQAHEAEQRSLLQRGYLPVLNKTQKHPVITLIAAVLVLGGTAAMTPLLATDLLGRSGENSMTVKQELPAGTSLEDTSAAARTVEDVLMGIDGIKDVQVTSGNAQAGFTALTSSGASNSSFTVVTDEKMNQGRLQDTVRSELAAAGAAGKISVGSQQGGFGTSSTVDITLKAATSEDLRKASDAMVKAMAGVPGSSEVTTNLAASQPVVQVRVDRAKAVAAGLTEEQVAGVLASTISPVPAGTVRIDTDDFPVQIGEGKRFTSIAAVRNIPLPTASGPVPLSRIAAVEQVDVPVSITSSNGQRTAQVSVTPSGSNLGAVSAEVQQRLKAVDLPAGVTAAIGGATTQQAESFRQLGLALLAAIAIVYVIMVATFKSLVQPLILLVSVPFAATGAVALLLVTRVPLGLPSLIGMLMLVGIVVTNAIVLIDLVNQYRKPAGGKPGMSVADAITHGARQRLRPILMTALATVFALTPMALGMTGGGGFISQPLAIVVIGGLVSSTALTLVLVPVLYRLVEGRKEKKELLRQLKERPGFSPADDDVDAEFADWTTGMVPKLSGRRAAPGSPD